Genomic DNA from Sporosarcina sp. ANT_H38:
CTTCTTTTTTCACCATTGTTATTCCGTCCCCTTCCAAAGTGCTTGTATGTGTTCGTATGCTGCTCGAGGGTCCGTTGCCCCCGTAATTGCTCGTCCGACTACGATATGCGTCGATCCTGCAAGACGCGCTTCTTCAGGTGTCGCTATCCGCTTCTGATCATGTGCTCCACCATCTGCAAGGCGAATGCCTGGAGTCACTTTGAAAAAGGGTTTTCCGCAAACATCTGTGATCGCTGTCGCTTCATGGACAGAACAAACCACACCATCAAGACCTGCTTCTTTCGTCAGCTTAGCATAATGAAGGACAGATTCTTGTAATGCAACGCCTATCAACTGCTCTTCACGAACTTGACGCTCGTCTGTAGAAGTCAGTTGTGTAACAGCGATTAGTGATGGACGTGACATTCCGGATGGCGTCCCTTTATCCAATCCTTCAAGAGCTGCCTCCATCATTGTCTTACCGCCAGCTGCATGTACATTCACAAGGTCAACACCGAATCCCGCAAGCACTTCCATCGCTGATTTAACCGTGTTTGGAATATCATGTAATTTTAAATCAAGGAACACATCATAACCTTGCTCTTTCAACCGAGCCACAACAGCAGGCCCTTCTTTATAATAAAGTTGCATGCCCACTTTGACATTGACGTCTCCGTCAAAAGCACGTAGGAATTCGAATGTCTTTTCAGCCGAATCAAAATCGAGCGCTATAATCGGAGATGTTTTCATAGTCGATGACTCCTTCCTATCAGTTCAGAAATATGATTGATGCCAAGCTCGTCCAACTTAGCTGGCAATTGTTCAATGATCTGCGGACAAATAAATGGATTGACGAAGTTTGCTGTTCCTACCGCGACGGCACTTGCACCCGCAGACATAAAGTCGATAATATCAGCCGTTTCAGTCACACCACCCATTCCAATAATCGGAATATTGACAGCCTTACTTACTTCATAGACCATCCGAATCGCAACTGGTTTAACAGCAGGGCCAGACAAACCGCCTGTGCCGTTCGCAATAACAGGTCGACCTGTTTTCTGGTCAAGTCGCATCCCAATCAATGTGTTAATCATCGTAATGCCATCCGCTCCGCCCGCTTCAACCGCCTGTGCAATTTCCACGATATTAGTGACGTTTGGAGATAGTTTGACATAAACCGGCACTGAAGACACTTCTTTTACAGCTCTTGTCAGCTCCTTGGCAATTTCAGGAACTGTTCCAAAAGTGATACCTCCTGCTTTGACGTTCGGACAGGAAATATTGAGCTCAAGCGCTTTGACATTTGGTGCTTGAGATACAGCTTTCGCCACTTCCACGTAGTCAGCTGTTTCAGTACCCGCTACATTTGCAATGATTGGCACATCAAACTGCTCAAGCCAAGGCAACTCGCCTTCCAACACGCCTTTTAGACCCGGATTTTGCAGTCCGATTGCATTTAACATACCAGATGCCGTTTCTGCAACACGCGGTGTCGGATTGCCCAACCTTGTTTCAAGTGTTGTGGCTTTGATCATTATTGCCCCAAGCAGTGACAAATCATATAGTTGGCCATATTCTTTACCGAATCCAAAACAACCGGACGCAGGCATTATTGGATTTTTTAATGATAAACCTGGTAATTCAATTGATAATCTATTCATATTGCCACCACCCCTGCCGGGAATACTGGACCATCTGAACATACTTTAATATACGCTTTTTCCGATCCTTCCGTTGTTTGACAAACACACGCAAAACAAGCACCGATTCCGCAGCCCATTCTTTGTTCGAATGACAGAAAGCCTTTTTTCCCAGCATACATTTTTTCAATCGCTTCAAGCATCGGCATAGGACCACAGCTGTAATATGTTGAGAATTCATCACCAAGTTCCGCCATAACTGTAGTCACGAAACCTGCTGTTCCTTGCGACCCATCGACCGTTACGATATGGGTTTCGCCGAGTTTACTGAACTCTTCTTCGTAAAACACAACATCCTTTGATTGGGACCCTAAAACATGCGTGCATTTCACGCCCTTCGCCGTCAATTGCTTCGACAGCTCATACAACGGTGGTACACCTATTCCTCCGCCAATTAAGATTGCCGTTTCTCCCGTTGCCGTTTCTTCAACTGGGAAACCATTACCGAGCGGACCAAGCACATCAACTTCATCACCAGCACGTTTCTGTGAAAGAATTGTCGTTCCCAGACCTTCTGCGCGATAAATAATAGTCATTTCGCCAGCGTCTTGATCAATGGAAGCTATTGAAATTGGACGTCTTAGTAGTGGTTCAAACGAGTCTGACACACGAATGTGAACAAACTGGCCTGGGGAAGAAATTTCCCCGACCAATTTACCGTTTAACTTCATTTCGAAAATATTGTGAGCAATTTGCTGTTGTGAAGTAACTGTCATTCGATCTTGGATGATCATACAGTCTCCTCCACTTTCCCCATTTCCTCAGTTTGGAATGTCATCGATTCAATTACGCGCAACATTGCATCTGCCGTATCAAGTGAAGTGAAGCAAGGAATGCCGTTTTCCACTGATTCACGGCGAATTCTAAAGCCGTCACGTTCTGGCTGTTTTCCTTTTGTCAGCGTATTAATGACAATTTGTGCTTCTCCTTTTTGAATAACATCCAAAAGCGTCTGCCCTTCAGAACCGATTTTACCAATTGTTTTCACTCGGATGCCAGCGTTCTCTAACACTGCAGCAGTACCGCCCGTAGCTAAAATGTGGTAACCAATATCCGTAAAGCGCTTAGCAATGCTAACCATCTCTTCTTTATCTTTGTCAGAAACTGTCATTATCACAGAGCCGTATTCTTTTATTTCCATACCCGCTGCAACAAGACCTTTGTACAAGGCTTTTTCGAGCGTAGTATCTTTACCCATAACTTCTCCGGTTGATTTCATTTCAGGTCCAAGCGTAATATCTACTCGACGCAATTTGGCGAATGAAAACACCGGTACTTTAACGTAGACGCCAGCCGGTGCCTGAACTAGTCCATTTTTGTAACCTTGTTCGATAATTGATTGGCCAAGAATTGCTTTTGTCGCAATGTTCGCCATCGGAATGTTTGTGATTTTACTCAAGAACGGAACCGTTCGGCTCGAACGCGGATTCACTTCGATGACGTAGACTTGCCCTTCCGAGATGACGAACTGGATATTGAGAAGGCCTATTATTCCAAGTCCTTTTGCAAGACGTGTTGTGTAATCAGCAATTGTTTCCAGTTGTGAAGCTGATAAGTTTTGCGGTGGGAACACAGCAATTGAGTCACCTGAGTGAACACCTGCACGTTCAATATGTTCCATAATACCTGGAATCAATACGTTTTCTCCATCGCATATACCATCGACTTCGATTTCAGTTCCTGTCAAGTAGCGATCGACAAGTACCGGATGATCTGGACTCGCTTCAACAGCATTCTCCATGTAATAAAGCAGTTCTTCTTCATGGTAAACAATTTCCATCGCACGTCCACCAAGTACATAAGATGGTCTAACGAGTACAGGATAGCCGATTTCATTCGCAATCGCAACAGCTTCTGGTACTGAAACAGCTGTTTTTCCAAGAGGCTGTGGAATACCAATTTCACGTAATGCACTTTCGAACTTATTACGGTTCTCCGCACGGTCAATATCTTCTAGAGACGTTCCTAAAATTTTGACACCGCGTGCTTCAAGGCCAGCTGCTAAGTTAATAGCCGTTTGTCCACCGAATTGAACGATTACACCTTCAGGCTGTTCAAGGTCTACGATATGCATAACATCTTCAATTGTTAGCGGTTCAAAATATAGTTTGTCTGAAATCGAGAAGTCTGTTGACACCGTTTCAGGGTTGTTATTGATGATGATAGCTTCGTATCCTGCTTCTTGGATTGCCCATACAGAGTGTACTGTCGCGTAGTCGAACTCAACGCCTTGACCGATTCGAATCGGGCCAGAACCTAGAACGACGACACTTTTCTTATCTGATTTGATGGACTCATTTTCCTCTTCGTACGTTCCGTAAAAGTATGGTGTATCCGATTCAAATTCGCCGGCACAAGTATCCACTTTTTTATAGACAGGAATAAGGTCGTGTTCTTTTCGCCAGTCATAAACCGCTCGCTCATCTGTGCTCCACAGTTCTGCAACCGTGACGTCTGAGAAGCCCATGCGTTTCGCAGTGCGCAAGGTCTCAAAGTCAAACGAATTCTCTTTTAATACAAGTTCAAATTGAACGATCTTTTGTAGTTTACGTAAGAAAAAGACGTCGATTTGACTCCACTCGTTAATCGTTTCAACTGTCACACCTCTGCGGAATGCTTCACCTATGAAGAACAAGCGCTCGTCACCTGCACGACGGATACGTTTTTCAATCCATTCGTCCGTCATTTCCGAACCGTTCTTCAACGATAAACCAAATTGACCTGTTTCGAGTGAGCGTACAGCTTTCAATATGGATTCTTCGAAGGTACGACCGATTGCCATTACTTCGCCTGTTGCTTTCATTTGTGTACCCAGGTTTCGTTTGGCAGATTCGAATTTATCAAACGGCCAGCGTGGGATTTTTGTCACGATGTAATCAATTGATGGTTCGAAGCAAGCGTATGTCGTACCTGTGACCGGGTTCATCATTTCATCGAGCGTAAGTCCGACTGCTATTTTCGCAGCGATTTTTGCGATTGGATATCCCGTCGCTTTCGACGCAAGTGCAGATGACCGGCTAACACGTGGATTCACTTCAATAATGTAATAGTTAAAGCTGTGTGGATCGAGCGCAAGTTGGACATTACATCCGCCTTCGATTTTCAGTGCACGAACAATTTTCAATGACACGTTTCGAAGCATCTGGTTTTCTCGGTCTGTCATCGTTTGACATGGAGCCGCGACGATTGAATCACCCGTATGGATTCCAACAGCATCGACGTTTTCCATATTACAAACGATAATTGCATTGTCCGCTGAATCTCGGATCACTTCATATTCAATTTCCTTGTAGCCTGCGATTGACTTTTCTAATAGACATTGCGTAACAGGACTGTACTTCAAACCGCCAGTGACGATTTCATCAAGATCTTTATCGTTATAGCAGATTCCTCCGCCAGTTCCGCCCATTGTAAATGCAGGACGAACGATGACTGGGTAACCGATGCGTTTGACGAATGTATAGGCCTCTTCAAGGTTGTGGATAATATCACTATCTGGAACAGGTTCACCTAGATCATTCATCAGCGTACGGAACAGATCACGGTCTTCCGCTTGGTGAATTGCATGGAGCTTTGTCCCAAGAATTTCAATGCCAAGTTCGTCCAAAATACCTGACTCGTGCAGTTCAATCGCCATGTTTAGCCCCGTTTGGCCACCCAACGTAGGAAGAAGTGCATCCGGACGCTCTTTTCGGATAATACGGCTAACAAATTCAAGTGTAAGTGGTTCAATGTATACTTTGTCTGCAATTTCCGTATCCGTCATGATGGTTGCTGGATTGGAGTTGATAAGAACGACGCGATAGCCTTCTTCTTTCAGTGAAAGACATGCTTGTGTTCCGGCATAGTCGAACTCAGCCGCCTGACCAATGACAATCGGGCCTGACCCGATAACTAATATAGTTTCAATATCTGTACGTTTAGGCATTGAAATTCCCCTTTCGGTTGCTTGTTTTCATTACATCCATGAATCTGTCAAACAGGTGCTTCGAATCTTCAGGTCCTGGTGATGCTTCAGGATGGAACTGCACGGAAAACGCTTCGTATTTCGTGCTTTTCACACCTTCAACTGATCCATCATTAAGTGCTCTATGTGTCACTTCAAGATTCGTACCTGCAAGTGATTCTTCCTCTATTGCGTAACCATGGCATTGGGAAGTCAATTCCGTCCGTCCTGTAGTCAAATCTTTAACGGGGTGATTGCCACCCATATGGCTGTTTTTCAACTTCACAGTACGTGCTCCGCAAGCTAGAGCAAACAACTGATGACCAAGACCTATCCCGAAGATCGGGGCTTTCCCTAGTAATTCTTTGATAGTTTCAACTGTACCTTCAACATCCATCGGATTACCAGGACCATTTGACAACACAATGCCATCTGGTGATAAAGAAAGAATTTCTTTCGTCGATGTATTATATGGAACGACGATGACGTCGCAATCTCTGTCATTTAACTCTCGTAAAATACCATGTTTCATACCATAGTCGATGAGAATAATACGCTCGCCGCGACCTGGGCTAGGATAAGGTTTTTGTGTCGAAACGCGTGCAACAAGATCTGTCGGCAATTCGTAAGAAGCGACATGCTCAACCATTTCTTGCACATTTACTTCTTCTCCTACAGCTGTCAGAATACCTTTTAGTGACCCTTTGTCTCGCAGCAGCCGTGTTAATTTACGTGTATCGATTCCCTGGATTCCAGGAATACCTTTCATCGTCAACAGTTCGCAAAGTGTCATATCACTACGGAAGTTGGATGGTTCGTCTGCCAGTTCACGAACGACTAAGCCGCTCGCCGACAATTCAATCGATTCATAATCGTCTCGGTTAATTCCGTAGTTGCCGATAAGCGGGTAAGTCATCACAATGATTTGTCCAGCGCCCGAAGGATTTGAAATTGTCTCTTGATAGCCTGTCATACCTGTTGTAAATACAGTTTGACCGATTGAGGCTTCATCAGAACCAAAAGCGATTCCTTCAAAAATTGTACCGTCTTCTAAAATCAACATTCTTTTTTTCATCATTCTCCAACCTCCCAGACTACTTTTCCACCATAAATTGTTTTAACCGGCCATCCTGTACAAGTCCAACCGTCAAACGGCGTGTTCTTACCATTTGAAACAAATGTCGTGCGATCTATTTTTGCTTCTTTGTTCAAATCGAGTAATACCAAATCTGCAGTGGCGCCAACTTCGATTTTCCCGTATGGTAAACCGAATACATCAGCAGGTTTTTTTGTCATCCAATCAATAAGCTGCTGCAATGTCCAAGTTCCTTTTTTAACGAAGTTTGTATACAGAAGTGGGAATGCTGTTTCAAAACCAGTAATTCCGAACGGTGCTTTTGCAAAACCTGCTGCTTTTTCTTCTGCAGTATGTGGTGCATGATCTGTTGCGATGAAATCAAGCGTGCCGTCAAGCAATCCTTCGCGCAATGCTGCAAGATCTTCTGTCCCACGAAGCGGCGGATTCATTTTCCAATCTGCGTCATCGCCAGGAATGTCATCTTCTGATAGAAGAAGGTGATGCGGGCTCACTTCTGCAGTTACATGAATACCTGCTTTTTTCGCATCGCGGATAACCCGGACCGACTCTTTTGTACTGACATGACAGACATGGTAATGAGCACCAGCTGCTTCTGCTAGTAAAATATCACGTGCGATATGAACCGATTCTGCAATAGAAGGAATGCCAGGAAGACCGAGTTCTTTATTACGTTTGCCTTCGTGCATTGCGCCACCGTAGATAAGCGAATTATCTTCACAATGTGCAACAATCGGCATACCTATTTCAGCTGCGTCCTGCATCGCTTCGTACATCATTCCTGCCTGTTGTATACCAACACCATCGTCTGTGAATGCGAAGGCTCCGTGTTCTTTCAGTTCCGCAAGATTCGTCCGTTCTTTACCTGCTTCCCGAATCGTAATAGAAGCGTATGGAAGGACACGGATTAGGGACTTCTGTGCGATTAAATCATTAACGAGTGTCAGATTTTCTTTTGTATCCGGCACAGGGCGTGTATTTGGCATTGCGCAGATAGTCGTGTAGCCGCCTTTCGCTGCTGCAAGTGTTCCACTTTCGATTGTCTCTTTATGCTCCCCGCCCGGTTCACGGAGATGCACGTGGACATCGATGAAACCTGGTGCTAGTAAAAGTCCGTTGCCCTCGATTATTTCTGCGTTTTCAACTGTTAGCTGATGACCGATTTCTGTGATTTTATCACCCGTTACTTTTACATCTGTTGTGACAAGTACCCCATCGCCGTTAAGCATCTGAACCCCTTGAATAAGTTTCTGCATGTCAATTCCTCCCTTTCAATACTGATTCCAATACGGCCATCCGTATGTATACACCATTTTCCATTTGTTTGAAAATCCGTGATTTTCGACATTCTATTAACTTATCTGCAATTTCAACACCGCGGTTGAATGGTGCGGGATGCATGATGATTGCTTGCTCCTTCATAAGCTGCTCACGGGCTTCTGTCAGGCCGTATCTTTCATGATAACTTTCGCCTGCAAACGTTAATTCTTTCTCATGTCTTTCATGTTGAACTCTTAGCAGCATAACTACATCACTATCTTTTATCACTTCATCCCACGAATCCACACTTTCGAATTCACCTGCCCATTCAGCCGGGCAAAGGAATGTCACGTTTGCACCAAGTGTCGTTAGGGCATCTGCATTAGATCGCGCTACACGGCTATGTGTAATATCACCTGCAATAAGTATGTTCAATCCTTTAAATGAACCAAACTCTTCTCTTATCGTGAACAAATCTAGCAGTGACTGCGTCGGATGCTGACCTGAACCGTCTCCTCCATTAATGATGGAAACTGACGTTCTACCAATCAACTGCTCATAGTAACCATCTTGTGGATGGCGGATAACGAGTGCATCTACGCCAATTGATTCGAGCGTCTTTACAGTATCATAAAGTGTCTCTCCTTTTAATGTACTGGAGAAGCTGGATTCAAATGGCAATACATCAAGTCCTAGTTTCCGCTGTGCCATTTCGAAGCTCATTTTTGTACGTGTACTCGGTTCAAAGAATAAGTTACTGACACTATATTTCCCGGGCAATTCTCGGGTTCCCGACTTTTTAAACGTTTCGGCTCGGTCAAGAATTGACATGATTTCTTCTTCGTTTAAGTGTTTCATCGATACAAGATGTTGCATCTGATTTGTCCTCCTTTTATTGAAAAGCGTAGGCGCTTGGTCAGGGATCGATAGGAATAACGCGGGTCTACTTATGACCTATTCCCCTAGTTACATATAAAAAACGAGCCTTTCCGACAGGCGGAAGGGCTCGTTAGGCGTGACAGTCCAACACTTACACTTGTTGTGTAAAATGGTTGTCAAACGAACCTTTCCCTGACTCTCGGAACAGTGTTAAAAGGTCTCTATTCTTTTTCATCAACTAAACTTTCGTTTGTTCTGCCAGGCAGTACAAAGTTGAGTACTACTCCAACAATTGCAGCTAGCGCCATTCCTTCAATCTGGAATGTATCGCTAAATTTGATGCTCGCACCGCCTATGCCGATTACTAGAATGACTGAAGCGATGACCAAATTGCGTTGGTTGCCAAAATCGACTTTGTGATCGACAAGCATGCGTAGCCCTGACGAGGCGATAATTCCGAAAAGGAGAATCGAAACCCCACCGAGCACTGCCGTCGGAATCGTTGCAATCAATGCCATTGCTTTCCCTAAGAACGAGAAGGCCATGGCGAAAATTGCAGCTCCTAATATTACATATACACTGTAGACGCGAGTAAGTGCAAGGACACCGATATTTTCGCCATATGTCGTTTTAGGCGGACCTCCTACAAGTCCACTTATGAGGGTTCCAAGTCCATCACCAAGTAACGAGCGGTTCAATCCTGGATTTTTTATGTAATCTCTTCCTACGATTCGACCAAGGACTAGCTGATGGCCGATGTGCTCCGATATAGTGACAATAGCTATTGGTACCATAAGAACAAGGAGCGTAGGTGTAATAATGAATTCATAATCTACACCTGGCAAAAGCAATTCAGGAAATTCAAACCATTTCGCCTTCACAACCGCTGTGAAATCCAATATCCCAATGAAAGCCGAGTATATATAACCAACGATGATGCCGACAAGTATTGGCATCAGGCTGATGATTCCTTTGAAGAACATGATACAGACGATTGCTGCGGCCAATGTGACAAGTGCTGCCGAGAAGTGAAGCAGATTGTACACCTTTTCATCTCCGACTTGAATTGTACTTGCCATGCTAATTGCAGTTGGTGAAAGTGCCAGTCCGATTACGATAATGACAGGTGCCACAACAATCGGCGGCAATACTTTCATGATCCAGTTATAGCCCGTTTTCCAAATGAGTAATGAAATGATTCCGTAGACTAGAGCGACAAACATACTGCCGATCATTGCACTTCCAATCCCGCCTGTCTGAGTCGCAACTTGTATCGGAATGATGAAGGCGAAAGAAGAGCCTAAGTACGCCGGCACTTGGAATCGTGTAACAAGGATAAAGACGATGGTTGCAATACCGCTTGTCAGTAGGGCAATTGCTGGACTTAATCCGACGAGTTGAGGTACTAATATTGTTGACCCGAACATGGCAAACATATGTTGCAAGCTAAGGATAATCCATCTAGATGGTGCCGGTTTTTCATGTACGTCTAATACTTTTTCAACCATTGTCAATTCCCCCCCGTGCGGCTTATATTTTTATTTAGTATGAATCGACACGCTATCTTTACCATCTGTTTCTGCTACGCTCACGACAACCTGTTCGTCACTTGACGTCGGGATGTTTTTCCCGACGAAATCAGGTCGAATCGGTAATTCCCGATGGCCTCGGTCAACAAGTACTGCAAGTTGGATTGATCCTGGTCTTCCAAGATCCATTACTGCATCCATCGCTGCCCGAACCGTTCTGCCTGTATAGAGGACGTCGTCTACTAGAATCACTTTCATAGCTGTCACGTCATGCTCGATGTCCACTTGCTGGACGAGCGGTTCTTTATTACCATGTTTCAGCATAAGATCATCCCGATACAATGTAATATCAAGTTCACCGGCTTTAATCGGTTTCCCTTCGATAAGTTCAATCTTTTCAGCTAACCTTTTCGCTAGAAAAGCCCCGCGTGTTTTAATGCCAACCAGAATGCATTCGTCAATCCCTTTGTTACGTTCAATAATTTCGTGAGCAATTCGTGTAACTGCCCTGCCGATTGCCTGTTCATCTAGAATATTTGCTTTTTCGGTCATTTCAACATCCTCCATTTCCCATTGTCTTCTTCGGTGTTTCGGTCAAATGCCTTCCAGGAACCAGTCGGGTTGGATAATCAACATAAAAAACCCTCCCGGCCTAGGATGGCGGGAGGGTTTACCTGCAGAAAAAATGTACATAGAAACTGCGCGCAGCAGTTTGACTGTACTTCCGTGCAACCTTCCCAGCCTCTCTGGACTGATTTTAAAGGTATCGCTATTCATTTGCTTCGTTCATTATATATTCTACTCTTCTGTTTTGTCAACGCTTTTCCTAACTTTATCGACCAACTCTGTAAAGTCCTCAGGTAGGGGGCTGTTGAATTCCAAATACTCACCTGTTACAGGATGATCAAAACCGAGCGTTCCTGCATGTAATACTTGTCCATTAAATTCAAGTGTTTTTTTCGGTCCATATTTCGGATCTCCAACAAGCGGATAACCAATATATTTCATATGAACCCGAATTTGATGCGTTCTACCCGTTTCCAATCTGCATTCGACAAGTGTGTAAT
This window encodes:
- a CDS encoding uracil-xanthine permease family protein, giving the protein MVEKVLDVHEKPAPSRWIILSLQHMFAMFGSTILVPQLVGLSPAIALLTSGIATIVFILVTRFQVPAYLGSSFAFIIPIQVATQTGGIGSAMIGSMFVALVYGIISLLIWKTGYNWIMKVLPPIVVAPVIIVIGLALSPTAISMASTIQVGDEKVYNLLHFSAALVTLAAAIVCIMFFKGIISLMPILVGIIVGYIYSAFIGILDFTAVVKAKWFEFPELLLPGVDYEFIITPTLLVLMVPIAIVTISEHIGHQLVLGRIVGRDYIKNPGLNRSLLGDGLGTLISGLVGGPPKTTYGENIGVLALTRVYSVYVILGAAIFAMAFSFLGKAMALIATIPTAVLGGVSILLFGIIASSGLRMLVDHKVDFGNQRNLVIASVILVIGIGGASIKFSDTFQIEGMALAAIVGVVLNFVLPGRTNESLVDEKE
- the pyrR gene encoding bifunctional pyr operon transcriptional regulator/uracil phosphoribosyltransferase PyrR, whose product is MTEKANILDEQAIGRAVTRIAHEIIERNKGIDECILVGIKTRGAFLAKRLAEKIELIEGKPIKAGELDITLYRDDLMLKHGNKEPLVQQVDIEHDVTAMKVILVDDVLYTGRTVRAAMDAVMDLGRPGSIQLAVLVDRGHRELPIRPDFVGKNIPTSSDEQVVVSVAETDGKDSVSIHTK
- a CDS encoding dihydroorotase; this translates as MQKLIQGVQMLNGDGVLVTTDVKVTGDKITEIGHQLTVENAEIIEGNGLLLAPGFIDVHVHLREPGGEHKETIESGTLAAAKGGYTTICAMPNTRPVPDTKENLTLVNDLIAQKSLIRVLPYASITIREAGKERTNLAELKEHGAFAFTDDGVGIQQAGMMYEAMQDAAEIGMPIVAHCEDNSLIYGGAMHEGKRNKELGLPGIPSIAESVHIARDILLAEAAGAHYHVCHVSTKESVRVIRDAKKAGIHVTAEVSPHHLLLSEDDIPGDDADWKMNPPLRGTEDLAALREGLLDGTLDFIATDHAPHTAEEKAAGFAKAPFGITGFETAFPLLYTNFVKKGTWTLQQLIDWMTKKPADVFGLPYGKIEVGATADLVLLDLNKEAKIDRTTFVSNGKNTPFDGWTCTGWPVKTIYGGKVVWEVGE
- a CDS encoding dihydroorotate dehydrogenase; this translates as MNRLSIELPGLSLKNPIMPASGCFGFGKEYGQLYDLSLLGAIMIKATTLETRLGNPTPRVAETASGMLNAIGLQNPGLKGVLEGELPWLEQFDVPIIANVAGTETADYVEVAKAVSQAPNVKALELNISCPNVKAGGITFGTVPEIAKELTRAVKEVSSVPVYVKLSPNVTNIVEIAQAVEAGGADGITMINTLIGMRLDQKTGRPVIANGTGGLSGPAVKPVAIRMVYEVSKAVNIPIIGMGGVTETADIIDFMSAGASAVAVGTANFVNPFICPQIIEQLPAKLDELGINHISELIGRSHRL
- the pyrF gene encoding orotidine-5'-phosphate decarboxylase: MKTSPIIALDFDSAEKTFEFLRAFDGDVNVKVGMQLYYKEGPAVVARLKEQGYDVFLDLKLHDIPNTVKSAMEVLAGFGVDLVNVHAAGGKTMMEAALEGLDKGTPSGMSRPSLIAVTQLTSTDERQVREEQLIGVALQESVLHYAKLTKEAGLDGVVCSVHEATAITDVCGKPFFKVTPGIRLADGGAHDQKRIATPEEARLAGSTHIVVGRAITGATDPRAAYEHIQALWKGTE
- the carB gene encoding carbamoyl-phosphate synthase large subunit, translating into MPKRTDIETILVIGSGPIVIGQAAEFDYAGTQACLSLKEEGYRVVLINSNPATIMTDTEIADKVYIEPLTLEFVSRIIRKERPDALLPTLGGQTGLNMAIELHESGILDELGIEILGTKLHAIHQAEDRDLFRTLMNDLGEPVPDSDIIHNLEEAYTFVKRIGYPVIVRPAFTMGGTGGGICYNDKDLDEIVTGGLKYSPVTQCLLEKSIAGYKEIEYEVIRDSADNAIIVCNMENVDAVGIHTGDSIVAAPCQTMTDRENQMLRNVSLKIVRALKIEGGCNVQLALDPHSFNYYIIEVNPRVSRSSALASKATGYPIAKIAAKIAVGLTLDEMMNPVTGTTYACFEPSIDYIVTKIPRWPFDKFESAKRNLGTQMKATGEVMAIGRTFEESILKAVRSLETGQFGLSLKNGSEMTDEWIEKRIRRAGDERLFFIGEAFRRGVTVETINEWSQIDVFFLRKLQKIVQFELVLKENSFDFETLRTAKRMGFSDVTVAELWSTDERAVYDWRKEHDLIPVYKKVDTCAGEFESDTPYFYGTYEEENESIKSDKKSVVVLGSGPIRIGQGVEFDYATVHSVWAIQEAGYEAIIINNNPETVSTDFSISDKLYFEPLTIEDVMHIVDLEQPEGVIVQFGGQTAINLAAGLEARGVKILGTSLEDIDRAENRNKFESALREIGIPQPLGKTAVSVPEAVAIANEIGYPVLVRPSYVLGGRAMEIVYHEEELLYYMENAVEASPDHPVLVDRYLTGTEIEVDGICDGENVLIPGIMEHIERAGVHSGDSIAVFPPQNLSASQLETIADYTTRLAKGLGIIGLLNIQFVISEGQVYVIEVNPRSSRTVPFLSKITNIPMANIATKAILGQSIIEQGYKNGLVQAPAGVYVKVPVFSFAKLRRVDITLGPEMKSTGEVMGKDTTLEKALYKGLVAAGMEIKEYGSVIMTVSDKDKEEMVSIAKRFTDIGYHILATGGTAAVLENAGIRVKTIGKIGSEGQTLLDVIQKGEAQIVINTLTKGKQPERDGFRIRRESVENGIPCFTSLDTADAMLRVIESMTFQTEEMGKVEETV
- a CDS encoding carbamoyl phosphate synthase small subunit → MKKRMLILEDGTIFEGIAFGSDEASIGQTVFTTGMTGYQETISNPSGAGQIIVMTYPLIGNYGINRDDYESIELSASGLVVRELADEPSNFRSDMTLCELLTMKGIPGIQGIDTRKLTRLLRDKGSLKGILTAVGEEVNVQEMVEHVASYELPTDLVARVSTQKPYPSPGRGERIILIDYGMKHGILRELNDRDCDVIVVPYNTSTKEILSLSPDGIVLSNGPGNPMDVEGTVETIKELLGKAPIFGIGLGHQLFALACGARTVKLKNSHMGGNHPVKDLTTGRTELTSQCHGYAIEEESLAGTNLEVTHRALNDGSVEGVKSTKYEAFSVQFHPEASPGPEDSKHLFDRFMDVMKTSNRKGNFNA
- a CDS encoding dihydroorotate dehydrogenase electron transfer subunit codes for the protein MIIQDRMTVTSQQQIAHNIFEMKLNGKLVGEISSPGQFVHIRVSDSFEPLLRRPISIASIDQDAGEMTIIYRAEGLGTTILSQKRAGDEVDVLGPLGNGFPVEETATGETAILIGGGIGVPPLYELSKQLTAKGVKCTHVLGSQSKDVVFYEEEFSKLGETHIVTVDGSQGTAGFVTTVMAELGDEFSTYYSCGPMPMLEAIEKMYAGKKGFLSFEQRMGCGIGACFACVCQTTEGSEKAYIKVCSDGPVFPAGVVAI
- a CDS encoding aspartate carbamoyltransferase catalytic subunit, whose product is MQHLVSMKHLNEEEIMSILDRAETFKKSGTRELPGKYSVSNLFFEPSTRTKMSFEMAQRKLGLDVLPFESSFSSTLKGETLYDTVKTLESIGVDALVIRHPQDGYYEQLIGRTSVSIINGGDGSGQHPTQSLLDLFTIREEFGSFKGLNILIAGDITHSRVARSNADALTTLGANVTFLCPAEWAGEFESVDSWDEVIKDSDVVMLLRVQHERHEKELTFAGESYHERYGLTEAREQLMKEQAIIMHPAPFNRGVEIADKLIECRKSRIFKQMENGVYIRMAVLESVLKGRN